From Alkalibacter saccharofermentans DSM 14828, the proteins below share one genomic window:
- the infC gene encoding translation initiation factor IF-3 → MRRCILISKEIQINEQIRDKEIRVIGDDGEQLGIMTSRDAQRLADEKELDLVKISPNAKPPVCKIMDYGKFKYEQSRKDKEAKKKQKVINVKEIRMSAAVQDHDLNVKAKNCIKFLENGDRVKASVRFRGREMAYTDTGRELLMKFADIVADSGKVEKLPVMEGRSMVMYLVPKKES, encoded by the coding sequence ATACGGAGGTGTATACTTATCAGTAAAGAAATCCAAATCAATGAACAGATCAGGGACAAGGAAATCAGAGTAATAGGTGACGACGGCGAGCAGCTAGGAATAATGACATCAAGAGACGCTCAAAGGCTAGCTGACGAAAAGGAACTGGATCTGGTTAAAATCAGCCCGAATGCAAAACCACCGGTTTGCAAAATCATGGATTACGGAAAATTCAAATACGAGCAAAGCAGAAAAGACAAAGAAGCCAAGAAGAAGCAAAAGGTCATCAATGTAAAGGAAATAAGAATGTCTGCTGCGGTACAAGACCACGACCTTAACGTAAAGGCCAAAAACTGCATTAAGTTTTTGGAAAACGGAGACAGGGTTAAAGCTTCGGTTAGGTTTAGAGGAAGAGAAATGGCCTATACGGATACAGGCAGAGAGCTTTTGATGAAGTTTGCCGATATAGTCGCTGATTCCGGAAAGGTTGAAAAACTACCGGTCATGGAAGGCAGAAGCATGGTTATGTACTTGGTGCCTAAAAAAGAAAGTTAA
- a CDS encoding DUF6873 family GME fold protein: MKICLASEEIRRESRESILKLVDKLIFIKPLEDLYTAISSHGDIQVCPVGKNKIVVHPKIHHETLGSMKKAGLEVLTGQMELKGKYPENIYYNVGICGKYYFHKLSHTDSIVRAELAKENIKPVGVRQGYAKCSMISIGGSRAVTSDPVIGKKTLGLGIETLLVPPGGILLPGLDYGFIGGCCGVDESEKVVFLNGSTDKYLYGEELRAFIKKAGYDLVELHGGALEDIGSIFILEV; the protein is encoded by the coding sequence ATGAAAATATGTCTTGCATCTGAAGAAATAAGAAGGGAATCCAGAGAAAGCATTCTAAAGCTGGTGGATAAGCTAATCTTCATTAAGCCTTTGGAGGATCTATACACAGCAATTAGTTCTCATGGGGATATTCAAGTATGTCCCGTCGGAAAGAACAAAATAGTCGTCCATCCCAAAATTCACCATGAAACCTTGGGGTCGATGAAAAAAGCTGGCTTGGAGGTATTGACAGGCCAAATGGAGCTTAAAGGAAAATACCCTGAAAACATCTATTACAATGTGGGAATATGCGGCAAGTACTATTTTCACAAGCTGTCGCATACGGATTCCATCGTGAGAGCAGAGCTCGCGAAAGAAAACATAAAACCGGTCGGAGTAAGACAAGGATACGCAAAGTGCTCCATGATATCAATTGGCGGCAGCAGAGCAGTAACTTCTGATCCAGTCATTGGAAAAAAAACTTTAGGTTTGGGCATAGAAACCCTTCTTGTCCCGCCCGGAGGGATTCTGCTGCCCGGACTTGATTACGGATTCATAGGAGGCTGCTGCGGAGTGGATGAAAGTGAGAAGGTAGTCTTTTTAAACGGCAGCACGGATAAATACCTTTACGGTGAAGAATTGAGAGCTTTTATAAAAAAAGCTGGATATGATTTAGTGGAACTCCATGGGGGCGCCCTCGAGGACATAGGAAGCATTTTCATATTGGAGGTTTAA
- a CDS encoding TraB/GumN family protein: MKYESSLLKKWLGDDLEEKNVHRIKLNDKEIILLGTAHVSKNSAEQVKELIEREKPDSVCIELDEQRYKSIKDKDKWRNTDIVKIIKEKKAGFMLTNIILSNYQRKIAEQFEINAGQEMIQGINSAEEVGAKTVLADRNIQTTFVRLWRKVSLWGKIKLISSIMYSLIDDEAITEEDLERMKTEDMLTSALAELSKAFPDLKKYIVDERDQYLAYKIKNAPGEKILAVLGAAHTPGVKLELFKEQDIKELDSIPEKSMFSKLSGWIIPGLIILMIMLTFSVDSSLGINQVINFVLWVGTLAAIGTFLAFGHIYSAITSFVMAPFSAINPFLATGWFAGLMEAHIRKPKVEDFENLSKDLYTLKGFWKNKVTRILLVVAFSNIGCTIGIWISGANIVSTFFDIFFR, encoded by the coding sequence ATGAAATATGAGTCCAGTTTACTAAAGAAATGGCTAGGTGATGATTTGGAAGAAAAAAACGTTCACAGGATAAAACTAAATGACAAGGAAATAATACTGCTGGGTACAGCCCATGTCTCGAAAAATAGCGCTGAACAGGTTAAAGAGCTTATAGAAAGAGAAAAACCCGATTCAGTATGCATAGAGCTTGACGAACAAAGATACAAGTCCATAAAGGACAAGGATAAATGGCGAAATACGGACATAGTCAAGATAATTAAAGAAAAAAAGGCCGGCTTCATGCTCACCAACATCATACTGTCCAATTATCAAAGAAAGATTGCCGAACAGTTTGAAATAAATGCAGGCCAAGAGATGATACAGGGAATCAACTCCGCGGAAGAGGTTGGGGCTAAAACCGTTTTGGCAGACAGAAACATCCAAACCACATTTGTCAGGCTATGGCGAAAGGTATCTCTATGGGGCAAGATAAAGCTGATTTCCAGCATAATGTACAGCCTTATAGACGATGAGGCGATTACCGAAGAGGATTTGGAGAGGATGAAGACAGAGGATATGCTCACATCCGCATTGGCGGAGCTTTCAAAGGCATTTCCTGATCTTAAGAAATACATAGTGGACGAGAGAGATCAGTATCTTGCCTACAAAATAAAAAATGCCCCCGGTGAAAAAATACTGGCGGTTTTGGGAGCGGCCCACACTCCGGGAGTCAAGCTGGAATTGTTCAAGGAGCAAGACATAAAGGAGCTTGACAGCATTCCGGAAAAGTCGATGTTTTCAAAGTTGAGCGGATGGATAATACCGGGACTGATAATTCTTATGATAATGCTGACGTTTTCAGTGGACAGCAGTCTAGGAATAAACCAAGTCATAAATTTCGTGCTGTGGGTTGGGACACTGGCGGCGATAGGGACGTTTTTGGCATTTGGTCATATATACTCCGCCATAACATCATTTGTAATGGCTCCTTTTAGTGCGATAAATCCTTTTCTTGCCACGGGGTGGTTTGCAGGGTTGATGGAAGCGCATATAAGAAAACCGAAGGTGGAAGATTTTGAGAACTTGTCAAAGGATCTATACACGTTGAAAGGTTTCTGGAAAAACAAGGTAACCAGGATATTGCTGGTCGTAGCCTTTTCGAATATTGGATGCACCATAGGAATTTGGATAAGTGGAGCAAACATCGTGAGTACGTTTTTTGATATTTTTTTCAGGTAA
- a CDS encoding aminotransferase class IV produces the protein MAEMVGKYFLLNGKVLVTAKGDVSFKGSSIYEVMKVLRGKPLFLKDHLNRFKISLEMAGFKDLPDMETIKKQVWELIDINDIPGVNVRIVISPNEDGYDLMMYLLKTAAPPELSRDLGVLARTYKGRRKDPNIKSTAESYKDLLEKQEYQGVFELLFVDEKNEILEGSKTNVFFVKKDGIYTAPAGSVLPGITRKQIFSICMEESINITEKYISVKELEEVEAVFLTGTSIGVLSVSKIDDMNFDLNDKTVSMLAEKYEERVSRDIESAEMPK, from the coding sequence ATGGCAGAGATGGTTGGGAAATATTTTTTATTAAACGGAAAAGTTCTGGTAACCGCAAAAGGTGATGTTTCCTTTAAGGGATCTAGCATATACGAAGTGATGAAGGTCTTAAGGGGCAAACCGTTGTTTTTAAAGGATCATTTGAATAGATTCAAGATATCCTTGGAGATGGCGGGATTTAAAGACCTTCCCGATATGGAAACCATAAAAAAGCAGGTATGGGAGTTGATTGATATCAATGATATCCCAGGTGTCAACGTAAGAATCGTAATATCCCCAAATGAGGATGGATACGACCTGATGATGTACTTGTTAAAAACTGCAGCTCCCCCTGAGTTATCAAGGGATTTGGGGGTTTTAGCCAGGACTTATAAAGGCAGACGAAAGGATCCCAATATAAAAAGCACTGCTGAATCATACAAGGATCTCCTTGAAAAACAGGAGTATCAAGGAGTTTTTGAGCTATTGTTCGTAGATGAGAAAAACGAGATTTTAGAGGGCAGCAAAACGAATGTATTCTTTGTTAAAAAAGACGGCATCTATACAGCTCCTGCAGGAAGCGTTCTTCCTGGCATTACAAGGAAACAGATATTTAGCATTTGTATGGAAGAATCTATAAATATAACTGAAAAGTACATCTCGGTGAAAGAGTTGGAGGAAGTCGAGGCGGTATTTTTAACAGGAACTTCAATAGGAGTGCTCTCAGTATCTAAAATAGATGACATGAATTTTGACTTGAATGATAAAACTGTTTCGATGCTTGCTGAAAAGTATGAGGAGAGAGTATCAAGAGATATAGAGAGCGCGGAAATGCCTAAATGA
- a CDS encoding vitamin B12-dependent ribonucleotide reductase has protein sequence MSNLKGVVKRVFTKQMEEDKSLTVYDLFQWKTVDVFMKNWKTGKIIADMQELEFPEGYSQTACNIIATKYFRKAGVNNPAGYERSMREVAHRLVKFWVDSLKDEGMLKNKNEYEIVYDELVYGLLSQMWAPNSPQWFNTGLYNSYGIKGEKDNLYYFDIEKQDVVESPDRYSRTQASACFILSIEDKLMGDHSITEQYVSETKLFKGGSGVGTNFSNIRGMDERLSSGGYSSGMMSFLQGLDRNAGAIKSGGTTRRAAKMVITDIDHPEIESFITWKAREEKKVRDLGKMGYDTSMDGEAYSTVGGQNSNNSVRLNRSFMEKVMNLDKDPDEEITLSGRVDGSINKNVKVRDLWNLINKSSWECADPGLQFDDLFNAWHTCPGGEDGKVGEKYNRINATNPCSEYAFLDDTACNLASINVYKFYDEKNNSFQTDRYVHLIEMIQLVLEASIHWGQFPTRDIARKSHLFRTTGLGLANTSSLLLALGLPYDSDGSRNLVASLSGIMTGASYRMSAFMAEAVGPFEQYDANKEHMLKVIRNHSRIAGAREDDLEDIHYEPQKVDHGVLKDINMGYLGDALKNLWSEAYSYGEAYGYRNAQVSVIAPTGTISLAMDCGATSIEPFYSHIVFKQLVGGGNLEMVNPILEIALKNLGYKKNQIKDVIDYIIEKDDEGKVIHGSVSGAPHLKEEHYKIFDTANTISPEGHVMMVSAITPLISGSVSKTVNLPNTATVEDIDSIHRLAWKSGAKAIALYRDGCKASQPLTSGLSGEKERSLEDYTYQELLNYSKNCVKHIPNRKRPGGMRTSRTHSAKIGDIELYITIGFYEDGHLAEVFVSTDKEGTVVKGLLASVSKALSNMLQYNIPPKEISRLLRGQQFEPAGFVSRHPYIKYASSISDLVSKIIDIEMGDFSRCQVKPEAFTPMSKASFASGGEKQGALTENKISEDGERIYGESCSSCGSTRMMKNGTCKVCLDCGSTTGCS, from the coding sequence GTGTCCAATTTAAAAGGAGTCGTAAAGAGGGTTTTTACCAAGCAGATGGAGGAGGACAAGTCACTCACCGTGTATGATTTGTTTCAGTGGAAGACAGTAGACGTTTTCATGAAGAACTGGAAGACAGGAAAGATCATTGCAGATATGCAGGAATTGGAGTTTCCGGAAGGCTATAGTCAGACCGCCTGCAATATCATTGCGACGAAGTATTTCAGAAAAGCGGGAGTGAACAATCCGGCAGGATACGAAAGAAGCATGAGGGAAGTTGCCCACAGGTTGGTTAAATTCTGGGTCGATTCCTTGAAAGATGAGGGAATGCTAAAAAATAAAAATGAATATGAAATAGTTTATGATGAACTCGTATACGGACTCCTCAGCCAGATGTGGGCCCCCAACTCTCCTCAGTGGTTCAATACAGGATTATATAACAGCTATGGAATAAAAGGAGAAAAAGATAATCTTTATTATTTTGACATCGAAAAACAGGATGTGGTGGAGAGCCCGGACAGATACTCAAGAACCCAGGCTTCTGCGTGCTTCATTTTATCTATTGAAGATAAGCTGATGGGAGATCATTCAATCACCGAACAGTATGTCAGTGAGACAAAGCTCTTCAAGGGTGGATCCGGAGTGGGAACCAACTTTTCTAATATAAGAGGAATGGACGAGAGACTTTCAAGCGGAGGGTATTCCTCTGGGATGATGAGCTTTTTGCAGGGTCTTGACCGAAACGCGGGTGCAATTAAGTCTGGAGGGACTACGAGAAGAGCGGCGAAGATGGTCATAACAGATATAGATCATCCTGAAATAGAAAGCTTTATCACTTGGAAGGCAAGAGAGGAAAAGAAGGTCAGAGATCTAGGTAAAATGGGATACGACACCTCCATGGACGGTGAAGCTTATTCAACGGTGGGAGGACAAAACAGCAACAACTCAGTCAGGCTAAACAGATCTTTTATGGAAAAGGTCATGAATTTGGATAAGGATCCTGATGAGGAGATCACATTATCCGGGAGAGTTGACGGAAGCATTAATAAAAACGTAAAGGTCAGGGATTTATGGAACCTTATCAACAAATCATCCTGGGAGTGTGCAGACCCTGGGCTGCAGTTTGACGATTTGTTTAATGCATGGCATACATGCCCGGGAGGTGAAGACGGAAAGGTCGGAGAGAAGTACAATAGGATAAACGCCACCAACCCATGCAGCGAATATGCTTTTTTGGATGATACGGCCTGCAACCTGGCGTCGATAAACGTTTATAAGTTTTACGATGAAAAAAACAATTCTTTTCAGACTGACAGATATGTTCATCTGATTGAGATGATTCAGTTGGTCTTGGAGGCGTCAATACACTGGGGACAGTTTCCCACCAGGGACATAGCAAGAAAAAGCCACCTGTTCAGAACTACAGGCCTTGGTCTTGCAAACACATCCTCGCTTTTATTGGCACTGGGACTCCCTTACGATTCTGATGGGAGCAGGAATCTAGTTGCGTCTCTATCTGGAATCATGACCGGGGCGTCATACAGGATGTCAGCATTCATGGCAGAAGCTGTGGGCCCTTTTGAGCAGTACGATGCAAACAAAGAGCATATGCTAAAGGTAATAAGAAATCATTCGAGAATCGCAGGAGCTCGAGAAGACGATCTGGAGGATATCCACTATGAACCGCAAAAGGTTGACCATGGTGTCCTAAAGGATATAAACATGGGTTACCTGGGAGATGCCCTTAAAAATCTTTGGAGCGAAGCATATTCTTATGGGGAAGCATACGGGTATAGAAACGCACAGGTATCCGTCATAGCTCCTACAGGGACGATTTCCCTTGCCATGGATTGCGGCGCGACCTCGATTGAGCCCTTTTACAGCCATATAGTATTTAAGCAGCTGGTAGGAGGAGGCAATCTTGAAATGGTAAATCCGATTTTGGAGATAGCCCTTAAGAATCTAGGTTATAAAAAGAACCAGATAAAGGATGTCATCGACTATATAATCGAAAAAGACGATGAAGGAAAAGTCATCCACGGAAGCGTATCCGGCGCGCCTCACTTAAAAGAAGAACACTATAAGATATTTGATACGGCAAACACGATATCCCCTGAAGGACATGTAATGATGGTATCGGCTATCACGCCCCTTATCAGCGGTTCTGTGTCTAAAACGGTGAATCTCCCAAATACCGCCACGGTAGAGGATATAGATTCCATTCATAGACTGGCCTGGAAGAGTGGAGCCAAGGCGATTGCCCTTTACAGGGACGGCTGCAAGGCCAGCCAGCCACTCACATCTGGTCTGTCCGGGGAAAAGGAAAGAAGCCTGGAGGATTATACATACCAGGAACTGCTGAACTACAGCAAAAACTGTGTCAAGCACATACCAAATAGAAAAAGACCAGGTGGAATGAGGACTAGCAGGACCCATTCCGCAAAAATAGGTGATATAGAACTTTACATAACCATAGGATTCTACGAAGACGGGCATCTTGCAGAAGTTTTTGTCTCTACGGATAAGGAAGGTACTGTGGTGAAAGGACTATTGGCTTCGGTTTCCAAAGCTCTTTCAAACATGCTTCAGTACAATATACCTCCAAAGGAAATATCCAGGCTTTTAAGAGGTCAGCAATTTGAGCCGGCAGGATTCGTATCCAGGCATCCCTACATAAAGTACGCATCTTCAATTTCAGATCTTGTAAGCAAGATAATCGATATCGAGATGGGTGATTTCAGCAGATGTCAAGTCAAACCCGAGGCATTTACTCCCATGAGCAAAGCGTCATTTGCCTCCGGAGGCGAAAAACAAGGTGCTTTGACGGAAAATAAAATCTCGGAAGATGGAGAACGCATCTATGGGGAAAGCTGTTCGTCCTGCGGCAGCACCAGAATGATGAAAAATGGAACGTGCAAGGTGTGCTTGGATTGTGGGAGCACAACTGGCTGTAGCTAA
- the rpmI gene encoding 50S ribosomal protein L35, translating to MPKMKSHRGAAKRFKVTKSGKVKRAKAFRSHILTKKSQKRKRKLRQNGYLEGADAANMKKILPY from the coding sequence ATGCCTAAAATGAAATCCCACAGAGGAGCGGCAAAAAGATTCAAAGTTACAAAATCCGGAAAGGTTAAAAGAGCGAAAGCCTTTAGAAGCCATATTTTAACTAAAAAATCTCAAAAGAGAAAAAGAAAGTTAAGACAAAACGGTTACTTGGAAGGTGCAGATGCTGCAAACATGAAAAAAATCTTACCATATTAA
- the thrS gene encoding threonine--tRNA ligase: protein MIKITLKDGSVKEYDKPTTAFQVANDISEGLARVACAAEINDELVDLRKEIHEYCSLNILTFDSDGGKHAYWHTSTHVMAQAVKRIFPEAKLAIGPAIDNGFYYDFDVEKTFTPEDLEKIEGEMKKIIKEKHKIDRFELPRQEAMEKMKDMGEDYKVELIEGLPEDSVISFYQQGEFIDLCAGPHLMNTGNLKAYKLLSIAGAYWRGDEKNKMLQRIYGTAYPKKAMLDDYINRLEEAKRRDHRKLGKELDLFSIQEEGPGFPFFHPKGMVLRNVLENFWRQEHDKYDYQEIKTPVILDVELWKRSGHWGHYKENMYFTQIDDREFAVKPMNCPGGMLMYKRAMHSYRDLPIKMAELGLVHRHELSGALHGLMRVRNFTQDDAHIYMTKEQIKEQIIEVIELTDKIYKVFGFTYRVELSTKPEKAMGDDKDWDIATDALRETLEEKAINYRINEGDGAFYGPKIDFHLEDCIGRTWQCGTIQLDFQMPERFDLTYIGADGEKHRPVMVHRTVLGSIERFIGILIEHYAGAFPLWLSPEQVRIMPIAPAHHEYAKEIAAMLKDNNIRAELDLRDEKIGYKIREAQLQKTPYMLILGQKEVDTKTVSVRSRREGDLGFLGKEDVLKNLLDEIKEKRN, encoded by the coding sequence ATGATAAAGATTACTTTGAAAGATGGAAGCGTTAAAGAATATGATAAACCCACTACGGCGTTTCAGGTGGCTAACGATATTAGTGAAGGTCTGGCAAGGGTAGCCTGCGCTGCGGAGATTAACGACGAGCTGGTGGATCTCAGGAAAGAAATACATGAATATTGCAGCTTAAACATCTTGACATTCGACAGTGATGGAGGAAAACATGCATATTGGCATACCTCAACGCATGTAATGGCCCAAGCAGTAAAGAGGATATTTCCAGAGGCGAAGTTGGCTATCGGTCCGGCTATAGACAACGGGTTTTATTACGATTTTGATGTAGAGAAAACATTCACCCCTGAAGATCTGGAAAAGATCGAAGGAGAAATGAAAAAAATCATCAAGGAAAAGCACAAGATAGACAGGTTCGAGCTGCCTAGACAAGAAGCCATGGAAAAAATGAAGGACATGGGGGAAGACTACAAGGTAGAGCTGATAGAAGGCCTTCCTGAAGATTCGGTAATCAGCTTTTACCAACAAGGTGAATTTATAGACCTCTGTGCAGGTCCCCATCTTATGAACACAGGGAACCTAAAAGCATACAAGCTCTTGAGCATCGCCGGAGCTTACTGGAGAGGTGACGAAAAGAACAAGATGCTCCAAAGGATATACGGGACGGCATATCCTAAAAAAGCAATGCTTGACGATTATATCAACCGTTTGGAGGAGGCAAAGAGAAGAGATCACAGAAAGCTGGGAAAAGAGCTGGACTTGTTTTCAATACAAGAGGAAGGTCCTGGATTTCCATTTTTCCATCCAAAGGGAATGGTGCTAAGGAATGTACTTGAAAATTTCTGGAGACAGGAGCATGACAAGTACGATTACCAAGAAATAAAAACTCCTGTGATTTTGGATGTGGAGCTTTGGAAAAGATCCGGACACTGGGGTCATTACAAGGAAAATATGTACTTTACTCAGATTGATGACAGGGAGTTTGCTGTAAAGCCGATGAATTGTCCAGGTGGCATGCTTATGTATAAAAGGGCTATGCACTCATACAGGGATCTTCCGATTAAGATGGCGGAACTGGGATTGGTCCACAGACACGAGCTTTCAGGAGCTCTTCATGGGCTCATGAGGGTGAGAAACTTCACTCAGGATGATGCCCACATCTATATGACCAAAGAACAGATAAAGGAGCAAATCATAGAAGTAATAGAGCTGACAGATAAAATCTACAAGGTCTTTGGATTTACATACAGGGTGGAGCTTTCAACTAAACCTGAAAAGGCAATGGGAGATGACAAGGATTGGGATATAGCCACTGATGCTTTGAGGGAAACCCTGGAGGAGAAGGCTATAAACTACCGTATAAACGAAGGGGACGGAGCGTTTTATGGACCCAAAATCGACTTTCACCTGGAAGACTGCATAGGAAGGACTTGGCAGTGTGGAACGATACAGTTGGATTTTCAGATGCCTGAGAGATTTGATCTGACGTATATAGGCGCAGACGGTGAAAAGCACAGACCGGTAATGGTGCACAGGACAGTGTTGGGAAGCATCGAGAGATTCATAGGAATACTTATAGAGCACTACGCAGGGGCATTCCCTTTATGGCTATCTCCCGAGCAGGTGAGGATTATGCCTATAGCTCCTGCTCATCACGAATACGCTAAAGAGATTGCCGCTATGTTGAAGGATAATAACATCAGAGCCGAACTGGATTTAAGGGATGAAAAAATAGGTTACAAGATCCGTGAAGCCCAGCTTCAAAAGACTCCTTATATGCTGATCCTAGGCCAAAAGGAAGTTGATACCAAGACTGTTTCCGTAAGATCCAGAAGAGAAGGAGACTTGGGTTTCTTGGGGAAAGAGGATGTTTTGAAAAATCTTTTGGATGAAATCAAAGAAAAACGCAATTAA
- a CDS encoding nucleoside triphosphate pyrophosphohydrolase gives MKITYNKLIRDKIPELIEKSGRKHSVKELNEKEYHDALIDKIIEEIQEFRESDNEEELADIYEALECLVELKDYEPMHIDYLRLKKREAQGSFNKRLLLEEVEEEES, from the coding sequence ATGAAAATTACTTACAACAAGCTTATTCGAGACAAAATTCCAGAGCTCATAGAAAAAAGCGGCAGAAAGCACTCCGTTAAAGAATTAAACGAGAAAGAGTACCATGATGCCTTGATAGATAAAATCATCGAAGAGATTCAAGAGTTTAGGGAGTCCGACAACGAGGAGGAGCTAGCAGACATTTATGAGGCTTTAGAATGCCTTGTCGAGTTGAAGGATTATGAACCTATGCATATAGATTATCTCAGGCTTAAAAAAAGGGAAGCTCAAGGTTCTTTCAATAAAAGACTTCTCTTGGAAGAAGTAGAAGAAGAGGAAAGCTAA
- a CDS encoding HAD family hydrolase — MNTAAFFDVDGTLYRDSLMVEHFKKLIKYEVLDPSIWHGNAKRKFENWVKRHGDYEDYLLEIAQIYLDSMKGLDRDYINFITDQVVKLKGERVYRYTRDRIKWHLSQGHKVIFISGSPSFLVEKMAQKYDVDYYIGTEYLIDEDNKFTGEIVPMWESESKNKVIEEYVNKLGIDLDSSYAYGDTTGDFAMLSMVGHPVLINPIKKLVEQFQADDKLRAKARIIVERKDVIYQIPADVEIL; from the coding sequence ATGAACACGGCAGCCTTTTTCGATGTAGACGGAACGCTGTACCGGGACTCTCTTATGGTGGAGCATTTTAAAAAACTAATAAAATACGAGGTTTTAGACCCTTCAATTTGGCATGGAAATGCAAAGCGGAAGTTTGAAAACTGGGTTAAAAGGCACGGAGACTATGAAGACTATCTCCTAGAGATCGCCCAGATCTATCTTGACAGCATGAAGGGACTGGACAGGGATTACATCAACTTTATAACAGACCAAGTAGTCAAGCTTAAAGGGGAGCGGGTATATAGGTACACCAGAGACAGGATAAAGTGGCACCTAAGCCAAGGCCACAAGGTAATATTTATTTCGGGGAGCCCCTCTTTTCTAGTAGAGAAAATGGCCCAAAAATATGATGTAGACTACTATATAGGCACGGAATACCTAATAGATGAAGACAACAAATTTACAGGAGAGATCGTGCCAATGTGGGAGTCGGAAAGCAAGAATAAGGTAATTGAAGAATATGTAAACAAGTTGGGGATTGATCTTGATTCAAGCTACGCTTACGGGGATACAACAGGGGATTTTGCCATGCTCAGCATGGTGGGTCATCCGGTGCTCATAAACCCTATCAAAAAACTGGTAGAACAGTTTCAGGCAGATGACAAGCTAAGGGCAAAGGCAAGGATTATAGTTGAGAGAAAGGATGTCATCTACCAGATCCCTGCGGATGTGGAGATTCTCTAA
- the rplT gene encoding 50S ribosomal protein L20, translating to MARVKKAINAKKKHKKILKLAKGYYGAKSKQFRPANEAVMRALRSAYSGRKQKKRDYRKLWISRINAAARINDISYSRLMHGLKLADVQIDRKILAELAVADMTAFTQLVDVAKSKLN from the coding sequence ATGGCAAGAGTAAAAAAAGCGATTAACGCTAAAAAGAAGCATAAAAAAATATTAAAACTCGCTAAAGGCTACTACGGAGCTAAAAGCAAGCAGTTCAGACCAGCAAATGAAGCCGTAATGAGAGCCCTTAGATCAGCATATTCAGGAAGAAAGCAAAAGAAAAGAGATTACAGAAAGCTTTGGATATCAAGAATCAATGCAGCTGCAAGAATAAATGACATCAGCTACAGCAGATTGATGCACGGTCTTAAGCTTGCAGATGTTCAGATAGACAGAAAAATATTGGCTGAGTTAGCAGTTGCTGACATGACAGCATTTACGCAATTGGTAGACGTTGCTAAGAGTAAACTAAACTAA